The following are encoded together in the Pedobacter sp. D749 genome:
- a CDS encoding ankyrin repeat domain-containing protein: MENLDLLIIPAARQGETEVLKELIKRGANVNARDEKGYTPLIIACYNNRLSSAEILLDAGADIDAADYGGNTALMGVCFKGYLPIAELLITRGAKLDLQHGNGGTALMFAAMFGRNDLLKLLLENGADPSLTDIRGQRAAELAAMQGNEEGLAILQH, encoded by the coding sequence ATGGAAAATTTAGACCTATTGATTATACCCGCAGCAAGACAGGGAGAAACAGAAGTATTAAAAGAGCTTATCAAAAGGGGAGCCAACGTTAATGCCAGAGACGAGAAAGGTTATACCCCGTTAATCATCGCCTGTTATAATAATCGTTTATCAAGTGCAGAGATCCTCTTAGATGCAGGAGCAGATATAGATGCTGCAGACTATGGCGGCAATACCGCGCTGATGGGGGTTTGCTTTAAGGGCTATCTGCCCATTGCAGAACTGCTGATTACCAGGGGTGCAAAATTAGATCTCCAACATGGAAATGGCGGAACCGCGCTTATGTTTGCAGCCATGTTCGGGAGGAACGACCTGTTGAAACTCTTACTTGAAAATGGTGCAGATCCTTCGCTTACCGATATCCGTGGACAGCGTGCCGCAGAGCTTGCAGCCATGCAGGGCAATGAAGAAGGACTCGCAATTTTACAACATTAA
- a CDS encoding PAS domain-containing sensor histidine kinase, whose amino-acid sequence MLTKTNTFNFISLAPIPIFIIDPDSLKLEYANARFLDLANGSLKKIEELNLNDILGQNLSSAISAFFSQLKNPSDNTSVPVQIPDPESNIAPFSSYNYFASRLEETPGTRLKIAVWLIAKTTLATDPDTSIAGHQTLTNQRSGNEILSGMKPTEKRPKIEYVEVAGESQQTGADNLLVAKEDIQKSESEETEQALSETWIELETSREWFKNMVHSSPVAMLITKGEDMVFDVINHAMLNLIGRDTSVLGKPWFEAIPELVGQPVVDELFYAYRTGIIHHIPGVGISLIKNGEPTLGYYDLTYTPLKENGKVIGLMQTATDITEYVTSKDKLQKAYEQIRLSKEAAQLGTFDMDMATGRLQWDDRCRLLFGISHSNEVDFERDFLHNLHPEDLERINAVLAYVFDKQASNGIYDVEYRTIGSEDKRLRWIKAKGQVYFDANDKPLRFIGSVLDITEQKEDEQRKNDFIGMASHELKTPLTSINGYLQLLQYHARLQSEDRMLTTIDKSLNQVKRMTRMIDGFLNVSRLESGKIAIDKQQFEITDLLKEVYEETMTLTKGYHVNLHLADEIMVNADRNKLNQVLQNLIGNAIKYSDPGSTVNIQYTVDNGHIIISIIDQGIGIKPEHQQKLFDRYYRVENDSTIAGFGIGLYLCAEIVTRHQGKIWVESEFGKGSTFSFSIPLSTAS is encoded by the coding sequence ATGCTAACGAAGACTAACACTTTCAATTTTATATCACTTGCGCCGATACCGATCTTCATCATTGATCCGGATTCATTGAAATTGGAATACGCAAATGCCCGATTTTTAGATTTAGCGAATGGAAGTCTTAAAAAAATTGAGGAACTGAATCTTAATGACATCCTTGGCCAGAACCTATCATCGGCGATCTCTGCCTTCTTTTCGCAGTTGAAAAATCCTTCCGATAATACTTCGGTTCCCGTACAGATTCCTGATCCGGAGAGCAATATAGCCCCATTTTCAAGCTACAATTATTTTGCCAGCAGATTAGAAGAAACACCCGGCACCAGGCTGAAAATTGCTGTTTGGTTAATTGCTAAAACCACGCTTGCAACGGACCCCGATACATCCATCGCTGGTCATCAAACCCTGACAAACCAGCGATCCGGGAACGAAATTCTGTCAGGAATGAAACCGACAGAAAAGCGTCCAAAAATTGAATATGTGGAAGTGGCTGGTGAAAGCCAGCAAACAGGGGCTGACAATTTACTGGTTGCTAAAGAAGATATTCAAAAAAGTGAATCGGAGGAAACGGAGCAAGCTTTATCAGAAACCTGGATAGAACTGGAAACCAGCCGGGAATGGTTTAAAAATATGGTTCACTCCTCTCCTGTTGCGATGTTGATTACCAAGGGTGAAGACATGGTTTTTGATGTGATTAATCATGCCATGCTCAATTTGATTGGCAGAGACACCTCGGTTTTGGGAAAACCCTGGTTTGAGGCTATCCCCGAATTGGTTGGTCAACCGGTTGTAGATGAACTGTTTTACGCCTACCGCACGGGGATCATCCATCATATACCAGGCGTTGGCATATCACTGATAAAAAATGGCGAACCTACATTAGGCTATTATGACCTGACTTATACGCCTTTAAAAGAAAATGGAAAGGTAATCGGACTAATGCAGACTGCCACCGACATCACGGAATATGTCACTTCAAAAGATAAACTTCAAAAGGCATATGAACAAATCAGGTTATCTAAAGAGGCTGCACAATTAGGCACTTTCGATATGGACATGGCTACCGGCCGGTTACAATGGGACGATCGGTGCAGGCTTTTATTTGGTATAAGCCATTCAAATGAAGTTGATTTTGAGCGGGATTTTTTACATAACCTCCATCCGGAAGATTTAGAAAGGATAAATGCAGTTTTAGCTTACGTTTTTGACAAACAGGCCAGTAATGGCATTTACGATGTAGAATACCGGACCATTGGATCTGAAGATAAACGCCTCAGGTGGATAAAAGCAAAAGGACAGGTTTATTTTGATGCGAACGATAAACCATTGAGGTTTATAGGTTCGGTGCTGGATATTACAGAGCAAAAAGAAGATGAGCAGCGTAAGAATGATTTTATCGGCATGGCGAGCCATGAGCTCAAAACACCGCTTACTTCGATAAATGGTTACCTTCAGCTATTGCAATATCATGCCCGCCTGCAAAGCGAAGACAGGATGCTTACTACGATTGATAAATCACTAAACCAGGTTAAGCGGATGACCCGTATGATTGATGGCTTTTTAAATGTTTCGCGACTGGAATCAGGAAAGATAGCGATTGATAAACAACAATTTGAAATTACAGACTTATTGAAAGAAGTTTACGAAGAAACCATGACTTTAACAAAAGGTTATCATGTAAACCTGCACCTTGCCGATGAGATTATGGTTAATGCAGACCGGAACAAATTAAACCAGGTGCTTCAAAACCTGATTGGTAACGCCATTAAGTATTCTGATCCGGGAAGCACGGTTAACATACAATACACCGTTGACAATGGCCATATTATCATTAGTATTATTGATCAAGGAATAGGGATTAAGCCAGAGCATCAACAAAAACTTTTTGACCGGTATTACAGGGTTGAAAATGACAGCACCATAGCAGGGTTCGGGATAGGGTTATATCTCTGCGCAGAAATTGTAACCCGTCATCAAGGAAAAATATGGGTGGAGAGTGAATTTGGGAAAGGCAGTACGTTTTCATTCAGTATTCCACTGAGCACTGCCAGCTAA
- a CDS encoding PAS domain-containing protein, with amino-acid sequence METSNNRKFELSGNAGASNFQLMTMALDASISGIIITDHTQPDNPIIYCNKAFENITGYSRKEIIGHNCRFLQAQDRNQKERAILAKSIIEGEECRVEIRNYKKNGDLFWNELYMSPVKNQEGEVTHFIGVQNDITSRKNSEEDLRQQKLVMEKRIKERTKELRESEAFLSSIIETVREGLLVLDPDFNVLSANYHFLRTFKVSKEETVGRQLYDLGNHQWDIPKLRDLLVKILPTNNPVVDFEVEHDFPHIGRKLMLLNAYRVEFEGQFKDQILLAIEDITEKREVETRKDDFLSIASHELRTPLTTIKGYVQLLERAMPENAGEKFLSTFRKVSVYVERLNSLISELLDVSRIQSGNMELHMAKFDFDNMIAEAVDGMRATVPGHQIVLNGQTGAEVMADESHIAQVVSNLLSNAIKYAPDSDKIEVNIANVSDYVKVSVRDFGLGMSPEDRKKVFDRFYRGVEIQKKFPGMGIGLYICDQIIKNHNGTLWVESEIGKGSIFSFTLPKAGKEPNG; translated from the coding sequence TTGGAAACATCTAACAATCGAAAATTCGAACTTTCAGGAAATGCAGGCGCATCTAATTTCCAGCTGATGACCATGGCATTAGATGCCTCTATTTCTGGCATTATTATCACCGATCATACCCAGCCAGACAACCCAATTATCTATTGCAATAAAGCCTTTGAAAATATTACAGGATATTCCAGGAAAGAGATTATAGGTCATAACTGCAGGTTTCTGCAGGCACAAGACCGAAACCAAAAAGAAAGGGCGATTTTAGCCAAGAGTATTATTGAGGGTGAGGAATGCCGGGTAGAAATCAGGAACTATAAAAAGAATGGCGACCTGTTCTGGAACGAACTCTATATGTCGCCGGTTAAAAATCAGGAAGGCGAGGTCACCCATTTTATAGGTGTTCAGAATGATATAACTTCGAGAAAGAATTCGGAAGAAGATCTGCGACAGCAGAAATTGGTAATGGAAAAGAGGATCAAGGAACGCACAAAGGAACTTCGCGAAAGCGAAGCATTCCTTTCGAGTATTATTGAAACTGTACGCGAGGGGCTTTTAGTGCTCGATCCTGATTTTAATGTATTGAGTGCAAACTATCATTTTCTGAGAACCTTTAAGGTAAGTAAGGAAGAAACAGTAGGTCGTCAGTTATATGATTTAGGGAACCATCAGTGGGATATCCCAAAGCTCCGCGATTTGCTCGTTAAAATCCTGCCAACCAATAATCCTGTTGTAGATTTTGAGGTTGAGCATGATTTTCCACATATTGGAAGGAAATTAATGCTCCTGAATGCATACCGGGTAGAATTTGAAGGACAATTTAAAGATCAGATCTTACTGGCTATTGAAGATATTACTGAAAAGCGTGAGGTGGAAACCAGAAAGGATGATTTTTTATCTATCGCCAGTCACGAACTCCGCACGCCGCTAACAACGATAAAAGGTTATGTGCAGCTGTTGGAACGCGCGATGCCAGAAAATGCCGGTGAAAAATTTCTGTCAACTTTTCGGAAAGTATCTGTGTATGTAGAACGGTTAAACTCGTTAATTAGTGAGTTGCTTGACGTTTCGCGTATCCAAAGTGGTAATATGGAACTGCACATGGCAAAATTCGATTTTGACAACATGATTGCAGAAGCTGTTGACGGTATGCGTGCTACTGTTCCCGGGCATCAAATTGTACTGAATGGCCAGACTGGTGCGGAGGTAATGGCTGATGAGTCGCACATCGCCCAGGTAGTAAGCAACCTTTTATCAAATGCTATTAAATATGCGCCTGATTCTGATAAAATTGAAGTGAATATCGCCAATGTAAGTGATTATGTAAAGGTATCTGTAAGGGATTTTGGCCTGGGAATGAGCCCTGAAGACAGGAAAAAGGTTTTTGATCGGTTTTACCGGGGAGTAGAAATCCAGAAGAAATTTCCAGGGATGGGAATAGGTCTCTATATCTGCGACCAGATCATCAAAAACCATAACGGCACCCTCTGGGTAGAGAGCGAAATAGGCAAAGGCTCTATATTTAGTTTTACCTTACCTAAGGCAGGAAAGGAACCGAATGGATAA
- a CDS encoding paraquat-inducible protein A, which yields MSELQKDNIGTHNQIKPGRSGSASFILIAALSLLLVAAAYCGYRFRALAYEQKHIKEDYSLSNNITFGIFSVDRWGDKISAVVDRRVKGFNLNKSQKADMQQEVEKQLHGMVNKAVAEFTRPQKGLGAKLKKLAFNTFVDVKEIHAMVPSFSRTIVTKVTSPKSLKKLKSVAVGKLNELEAQTYDLSDQTISSVEHNIYQKYKVNNATAFDKTVNAKLKQIKGLSYQYAIGMTACILIALLLWLILRRRVDSEVSLFVISLLFAFILLAVGVSSPIIEVDARIKTLEFALLGEKLVFNNQVLFFQSQSILGIIGTLLEQPKPDAVLVGILLMLFVVILPLLRLIARGLQVSCTELLGDSKFIRFLAFDLGKWDMADVMVVGIAMTYIGLNGILKSQLSGLNIDTEALKVVTVNNSALQLGFFIFVAYVAYNIILSSILKRIDEQNGPCN from the coding sequence ATGAGCGAATTGCAAAAAGATAACATCGGTACTCATAACCAGATTAAGCCAGGTCGATCCGGATCAGCGTCTTTTATCCTGATTGCGGCGCTTTCGCTGTTGTTAGTGGCTGCAGCATACTGTGGATACCGCTTCCGTGCACTTGCCTACGAGCAGAAACACATTAAGGAAGATTATAGTCTTTCCAACAACATCACTTTTGGTATATTTTCGGTTGACCGTTGGGGAGATAAAATATCAGCAGTGGTTGATCGTCGGGTAAAGGGCTTTAACCTCAATAAAAGCCAGAAAGCTGATATGCAGCAAGAAGTTGAAAAACAGTTGCACGGTATGGTAAATAAAGCTGTGGCAGAATTTACCAGGCCTCAGAAAGGGCTTGGAGCGAAACTCAAAAAACTTGCTTTCAATACTTTTGTGGATGTAAAAGAGATCCATGCGATGGTTCCATCTTTCTCCCGTACCATCGTTACTAAAGTAACCAGCCCTAAAAGCTTGAAAAAGTTAAAATCTGTAGCAGTGGGTAAACTTAATGAACTGGAAGCACAAACTTACGACCTGAGCGATCAAACCATCTCATCGGTAGAACATAACATTTATCAAAAATATAAGGTAAACAATGCAACTGCTTTTGACAAAACTGTAAATGCAAAACTTAAGCAGATTAAGGGGTTAAGCTATCAATATGCAATAGGTATGACCGCTTGCATATTGATTGCCCTGCTGCTCTGGCTAATCTTGCGCAGGCGGGTAGACAGTGAGGTTAGCCTTTTTGTGATCTCATTGCTTTTTGCTTTTATTTTACTTGCGGTAGGCGTATCTTCTCCCATTATTGAAGTAGATGCGAGAATTAAGACCCTTGAATTTGCATTGCTTGGCGAAAAACTTGTTTTCAACAATCAGGTGCTCTTTTTTCAAAGTCAGAGTATATTGGGTATTATTGGTACATTGTTAGAACAGCCTAAACCAGATGCAGTATTGGTTGGCATACTGCTCATGCTCTTTGTGGTGATATTGCCGCTGTTACGTCTTATTGCCCGTGGGCTACAGGTATCTTGCACTGAATTACTGGGCGATTCAAAATTTATCCGTTTTCTGGCATTTGACCTCGGCAAATGGGATATGGCTGACGTTATGGTAGTTGGGATAGCCATGACCTATATTGGTCTTAACGGGATATTAAAAAGCCAGCTATCAGGACTTAATATTGATACTGAGGCCTTGAAAGTGGTTACCGTAAACAACTCTGCGCTACAGCTTGGCTTCTTTATATTTGTTGCTTATGTAGCCTATAATATCATCTTATCTTCCATTCTCAAACGCATAGATGAACAAAATGGACCGTGCAATTAG
- a CDS encoding paraquat-inducible protein A yields the protein MEKLINKPAKGKLIYRILLILALGVLLVAEGFFGFRLHGLSEKQEQIKHDYSRVNNITYGLFSVQQWKDKVADIVHHQVSSLKITSKQKKILQGEVEQVLLALIDKAEALVNKPKKTISGKIQKFAIKNFVNSDSIRAQVPAFARKIIAEIDNPKNKKQLGRMALGEFNEIAKEESQDTAFVANNAILKKIYHQYNVSSNQQLNQKLSSTLSSIRQQTYYYCFGMLSCVIVVLAFWWFLRKRRDLHTTLFIMSLLFAFILLAVGLTASMIEVDARIRSLDFVLLGEHVVFSDQVLFFQSKSILDVVRVLISQSAIDSVLVGVLILAFSILFPVVKLTSTGVHLLGGKRWAENGIIRYFAFQSGKWSMADVIVIAILMAYIGLNGLLENQLRALNINNDSLTILTTNNTALQPGYIIFICFVLYGLILSTILKSITPHDVH from the coding sequence TTGGAAAAACTCATCAACAAACCTGCAAAAGGAAAGCTTATTTACCGCATTTTGCTGATCCTTGCATTAGGCGTACTGCTTGTGGCCGAAGGCTTTTTCGGTTTCAGGCTGCATGGATTATCTGAAAAACAGGAACAGATTAAACACGATTATTCCAGGGTAAATAACATTACCTATGGGCTGTTCTCTGTACAACAGTGGAAAGATAAGGTAGCCGACATTGTCCACCACCAGGTTTCCAGTCTTAAAATAACCAGCAAACAAAAAAAGATACTACAGGGTGAAGTTGAGCAGGTATTACTGGCACTTATTGATAAGGCAGAAGCCCTGGTAAACAAACCAAAGAAAACCATCAGTGGCAAGATCCAAAAGTTTGCCATCAAAAATTTTGTCAATTCAGATAGCATTCGTGCGCAGGTACCTGCATTTGCCAGAAAAATTATTGCGGAAATAGATAATCCAAAAAATAAAAAGCAACTAGGCCGAATGGCTTTGGGCGAGTTTAATGAAATAGCTAAAGAGGAAAGCCAGGATACAGCATTTGTTGCAAACAATGCTATACTGAAAAAAATTTACCACCAGTATAATGTGTCTTCTAATCAACAGCTAAACCAAAAGCTCAGCAGTACATTAAGCAGCATTCGGCAACAAACCTACTACTACTGTTTTGGCATGTTGAGCTGTGTAATTGTAGTACTTGCATTCTGGTGGTTCTTACGCAAACGCAGAGATTTACATACCACGCTTTTCATTATGTCGTTACTTTTCGCTTTCATCCTTTTAGCTGTGGGCCTAACTGCATCTATGATTGAAGTTGACGCCAGGATCCGCTCTTTAGATTTTGTTTTACTTGGAGAACACGTTGTTTTTAGCGACCAGGTACTCTTTTTCCAGAGCAAGAGTATTTTAGATGTCGTCCGTGTACTGATTAGTCAATCGGCTATAGATTCTGTTCTGGTTGGTGTATTGATCCTGGCTTTCAGTATCCTGTTCCCGGTAGTTAAGCTAACTTCAACAGGTGTGCATTTACTTGGCGGCAAGCGGTGGGCAGAAAATGGGATCATCAGATATTTTGCCTTTCAATCAGGAAAATGGAGCATGGCAGATGTGATCGTAATTGCTATTTTAATGGCATACATTGGCCTTAACGGACTTCTTGAAAACCAGTTGCGTGCATTAAATATCAATAATGATTCGCTTACTATCCTTACGACCAATAACACTGCCCTGCAACCGGGCTACATTATTTTTATCTGTTTTGTACTTTACGGATTGATTCTTTCAACAATCCTTAAATCTATTACTCCGCACGACGTGCATTAA
- a CDS encoding response regulator has protein sequence MDKKKIIICDDDEGIIDVLEMILEEVGHTVISVNDSLKVQSVIDKEQPDLLILDLWMPRLSGQEVLNQLRNHSGHENLQVIVISASRDGEQIANDAGANQFIAKPFDLNNILDSVNALLN, from the coding sequence ATGGATAAAAAGAAAATCATCATCTGCGATGATGATGAAGGGATTATTGATGTGTTGGAAATGATTCTGGAGGAAGTAGGGCATACGGTTATTTCGGTTAACGATAGTTTAAAAGTGCAGTCGGTTATAGATAAGGAACAACCAGATTTATTGATCCTTGACTTGTGGATGCCCAGACTTTCAGGGCAGGAGGTACTGAATCAATTAAGAAACCATTCAGGCCATGAGAACCTGCAGGTTATTGTAATTTCAGCCAGCAGGGATGGAGAACAGATTGCAAATGATGCAGGTGCAAATCAATTTATTGCCAAACCTTTCGATTTAAACAATATTTTAGATTCGGTTAATGCCCTGCTAAATTAA
- a CDS encoding glycoside hydrolase family 9 protein, translating to MVYRRFLILLLLVTTAATAQQTGLPEIVLNQSGYYPKLEKSAVVLQAVSGNSFELLSMPDRKPVYTGVLSEPKATGYSKIKTRIADFSTLNQPGQYIIRIPGVSDSPVFKIADGVHHDLAVAALKAFYYQRASSALDVSYAGKWNRVAGHPDTAVYIHPSAASKNRKADSKINVAGGWYDAGDYNKYVVNSGISTSTLLSAYEDFSAYFLAQEAHIPHAKNKVPDILTEAVYNLRWMLKMQDPADGGVYHKCTNLDFDAMVMPDKAISKRYVVAKGTAATLNLAAVTAQAYRIFKHFPEQYPGLADSCLLAAKKAWSWSLNNPNVVYDQDLLNKMSNLKVSTGTYGDKDLEDEWIWASAELLASTGEQAYFDAFFARLNAPVSLPSWSNVGILGYYTLIRCEGQLPERYKSVTSILKKKILTLADRYLAAFNTGPYHTVIGASLYDFAWGSNSSAMNQSILLINSYLFSKKDAYLDAAVSNLDYILGKNATGYSFITGIGYKSPLHPHHRLSFADGIAEPIPGMLVGGPNREKQDGLKYDSEPETSYLDDANSYASNEIAINWNAPLVYVANAMEYLEKGMKEGIK from the coding sequence ATGGTATACAGGCGGTTTTTAATATTGTTATTGCTGGTTACAACAGCGGCTACTGCTCAACAAACAGGGCTCCCGGAGATTGTTCTAAACCAGTCTGGTTATTATCCGAAGCTGGAAAAAAGTGCGGTTGTACTCCAGGCAGTTTCAGGGAATAGTTTCGAATTGTTATCTATGCCAGACCGAAAACCCGTGTACACAGGTGTGTTATCTGAACCAAAGGCGACTGGCTACTCTAAAATTAAAACCAGAATAGCAGATTTTAGTACCCTCAATCAACCTGGCCAATATATAATCCGTATTCCCGGAGTTTCTGACTCTCCTGTTTTTAAGATTGCAGATGGTGTGCACCACGATCTTGCTGTGGCTGCATTAAAAGCATTTTATTATCAGCGTGCCTCATCTGCATTGGATGTGAGCTATGCCGGAAAGTGGAATCGTGTTGCCGGGCATCCGGATACGGCGGTCTATATTCATCCCTCGGCCGCTTCTAAAAACCGGAAGGCCGATAGTAAAATTAACGTTGCTGGCGGATGGTATGATGCCGGAGATTACAATAAATATGTTGTTAATAGTGGGATCTCCACCTCAACCTTACTTTCTGCTTATGAAGATTTTTCTGCATATTTTTTAGCCCAGGAGGCACATATTCCCCATGCGAAAAACAAAGTTCCGGATATATTAACAGAGGCCGTTTACAATTTGAGATGGATGCTCAAAATGCAGGACCCTGCTGATGGTGGAGTTTATCATAAATGTACCAACCTGGATTTCGATGCCATGGTGATGCCAGATAAGGCCATATCAAAACGCTATGTAGTGGCGAAAGGTACTGCAGCCACGTTAAATTTAGCCGCTGTTACCGCACAAGCTTATCGCATTTTTAAACACTTTCCTGAACAATATCCCGGGCTGGCAGATAGTTGCCTGTTAGCCGCTAAGAAAGCCTGGAGCTGGTCGTTAAATAATCCGAACGTGGTTTACGATCAGGATCTGCTCAATAAAATGTCAAATCTAAAAGTAAGCACGGGCACCTATGGCGATAAGGACTTAGAAGATGAATGGATCTGGGCCTCGGCAGAACTATTAGCCTCAACCGGAGAACAAGCGTATTTTGATGCTTTTTTTGCCCGTTTAAATGCTCCGGTAAGCCTACCTAGCTGGAGTAATGTAGGCATACTGGGATATTATACACTGATTAGATGCGAGGGGCAGCTTCCTGAGCGTTACAAAAGTGTAACCAGTATCTTAAAGAAGAAAATACTTACACTTGCTGATCGCTACCTGGCTGCTTTTAACACAGGCCCATATCATACCGTAATCGGCGCCTCGCTTTACGACTTTGCATGGGGAAGTAATTCTTCAGCTATGAATCAAAGCATATTGCTGATTAATAGTTATTTATTTTCCAAAAAGGACGCTTATCTCGATGCTGCAGTTAGTAATTTGGATTATATCCTGGGTAAAAACGCAACTGGTTATTCTTTTATAACGGGTATAGGTTACAAATCACCGCTGCATCCGCATCATCGCCTTTCATTTGCAGATGGTATTGCTGAACCTATTCCGGGCATGCTGGTTGGAGGACCTAACCGGGAAAAACAAGATGGACTAAAATATGATTCCGAACCGGAAACGTCATATCTGGATGATGCCAACTCTTATGCAAGTAATGAAATTGCCATCAATTGGAATGCCCCATTGGTATATGTAGCAAATGCAATGGAGTATCTTGAAAAGGGGATGAAAGAAGGAATAAAATAA